In the genome of Vicinamibacteria bacterium, the window TCTGGTCACGCACCCGGTTGTGGGCCTTCATCGTCGGCCTCGCCTTCCATGGCCTGAATTCAGTCCTCTTCGAGATCGGCGTCTTCCCCTGGCTGATGATGGCGGCGACAACGATCTTCTTCCCTCCGGAGTGGCCGCGGCGGCTAGGCCTGCTGCCGCCGCGCCGGCAAGCGGGCCCGGACCCAACGGTCGCGAACCCGCCGCGGGGTAGGTGGCCGATCCTTGCCGCGGTGGCCGCGTACCTGGCCGTCCAGGTGCTCGTCCCCCTCCGGCACTACGCCTACCCCGGCAACGTGAGCTGGACGGAGGAAGGGCATCGGTTCTCCTGGCACATGCGGCTCCGCGACAAGGAGTCGGATGCGCGGTTCCTCGTAACCGACCTCGATCAGGGGGCGACCTGGACGGTGGAACCCTCTGCCTACCTCACGGAGCGGCAGGCCCGCGTCATGGCCGGGAGGCCAGACATGATCCTCCAGTTTGCGCATCACCTGGCCGGGGAGCTGCGACGTTCTGGGCACTCCCAGGTGGAGGTGCGCGCCCGAGTCATGGCCTCCCTCAACGGACGCCCGCCCCAGCTCCTCGTGGATCCCGACGTCGACCTGGCCCGTCAGCCGCGCGGCCTCGCCCCGGCGCCCTGGATCCTGCCCCTCCGCGAGCCGCTCTCCAGCCGCTCACCGCCTCTCCGACGGACATCCTCGTCGTGACCAGGCGGGAGTTTGGCCGGCACCTTGCCAGGGATGATGACCGAGATCAGCTCGAGGCGTCCGACCTTCCTGATCTTCCAAGCATCCAGCCCGCCCTAGAGTGCGTCGCGGTACTGCTCGAGGGCGACCCGCACGAGTTGACTGCGCGTGCGAACGCCGGCCTTCTTGAAGAGCTGTTGGAGAGTCCCCTTCACGGCGGTCTCGGAGACGGCCAGGCGGTCCGCAATCTCCTTGTTGGTGAGTCCGTCGAGCACGAAAGAGATGACCTGGCGCTCGCGGGGGGTCAGTTCCTTGGGCCGTGGGTGGCTCGATTCCCCGGCCATTGTTTGCACGGCCTGGTCGAGCAGGTCTTGCTCGAAGCACACCTTTCCAGCCGCTACGTCGCGGATGCTCTGGCAAAGCGATACCGGAGGCTCGTGCTTGAGGAAGATGCCCGCCACGCCGCCACGTATCAGCTCGGAGGCCTCCCGGGGTGTGA includes:
- a CDS encoding response regulator transcription factor: MTPATPIRILLVDDHTLFRESVARLLAADPEFAVVGDCAGSAECLRLLARTQVDVLLLDYDLGQENGAELLRQLRASGFLGKILVVTAGVTPREASELIRGGVAGIFLKHEPPVSLCQSIRDVAAGKVCFEQDLLDQAVQTMAGESSHPRPKELTPRERQVISFVLDGLTNKEIADRLAVSETAVKGTLQQLFKKAGVRTRSQLVRVALEQYRDAL
- a CDS encoding HTTM domain-containing protein translates to MIAEGPRLRALAARAFAPVDAASLVCFRVAFGAVMAWETVRYFRNGWIAADYIEPGFHFKYLGFDWVRPWPGVGMYVHFAVLSLAVLGVALGFAYRLNAVVFFLGFTYIFLLDQAYYLNHFYLIVLLALSLVFLPVRGALSLDAVLRPRLRSDTAPAWALWLLRVQIGIPYVYGGLAKLNHDWLRGEPMRMWLAERTQLPLLGRFFTEEWMVFAFAYGGLLLDLLIVPFLLWSRTRLWAFIVGLAFHGLNSVLFEIGVFPWLMMAATTIFFPPEWPRRLGLLPPRRQAGPDPTVANPPRGRWPILAAVAAYLAVQVLVPLRHYAYPGNVSWTEEGHRFSWHMRLRDKESDARFLVTDLDQGATWTVEPSAYLTERQARVMAGRPDMILQFAHHLAGELRRSGHSQVEVRARVMASLNGRPPQLLVDPDVDLARQPRGLAPAPWILPLREPLSSRSPPLRRTSSS